The following are encoded in a window of Onthophagus taurus isolate NC chromosome 3, IU_Otau_3.0, whole genome shotgun sequence genomic DNA:
- the LOC111413911 gene encoding fructose-bisphosphate aldolase-like: MSLCVQFRYTVRSAQDIIILKRLMCIHFERIKPELQCELRRIAEDIVAPGKGILAADESVSTMGSRLKNIGVENNDNNRRKYRQLLFTTDKEITNYISGCILFDETVCQKADDGTRFIELLRQRNIIPGIKVDTGVVNLMSSLKEGTTQGLDGMDKRCANYKKEGCHFAKWRCVLKITQYTPSYQAILENANVLARYASICQSNGLVPIVEPEILPDGEHDIEKCMKVTERVLAFVYKALSDHHIYLEGTLLKPNMVTSGMQNKNRACTEEIAERTVTALQRAVPPAVPGVTFLSGGQSEEEATVNLNSINAYCAKKPWALTFSYGRALQATVLKTWGGKDENVEAAQCMLLKRAKANSDASLGKYDGFMGKEGSGGASLFIADHKY, translated from the exons ATGTCTCTGTGCGTACAATTTCGATATACCGTGAGAAGCGCGCAagatataataattttgaagcgTTTAATGTGCATCCATTTCGAGCGAATCAAGCCGGAACTACAATGCGAGTTGAGAAGAATCGCGGAAGATATCGTCGCCCCTGGAAAAGGAATTTTGGCTGCGGATGAATCA GTAAGCACAATGGGTAGCAGATTAAAGAACATCGGCGTTGAGAATAACGACAATAACCGAAGAAAATATCGACAGCTGTTGTTTACGACCGATAAAGAAATTACAAATTACATTTCCGGTTGTATTTTATTCGACGAGACAGTTTGTCAAAAAGCTGACGACGGAACGAGATTTATAGAGTTATTGAGGCAAAGAAATATCATTCCTGGTATTAAAGTCGACACCGGAGTCGTTAATTTAATGAGTTCATTAAAAGAAGGGACAACTcaag gtttGGACGGCATGGATAAACGTTGCGCAAATTACAAAAAGGAAGGTTGTCATTTTGCAAAGTGGCGAtgcgttttaaaaattacccaATACACCCCATCGTATCAAGCGATTTTGGAGAACGCCAACGTCCTAGCCAGATACGCTTCAATTTGCCAATCGAATGGTTTAGTTCCAATCGTTGAACCGGAAATCCTTCCGGATGGCGAGCACGACATCGAAAAATGCATGAAAGTCACCGAAAGAGTGTTGGCCTTCGTCTACAAAGCTTTAAGCGACCACCACATCTACTTGGAGGGAACattattaaaaccaaacaTGGTAACATCCGGAATGCAAAACAAAAATCGTGCTTGTACCGAAGAAATTGCTGAACGTACTGTAACCGCGTTACAAAGAGCCGTTCCTCCAGCAGTTCCCggagtaacatttttatcggGAGGTCAATCCGAAGAAGAAGCAAccgttaatttaaattctatCAATGCTTATTGCGCGAAAAAGCCGTGGGCTTTAACGTTCAGTTATGGCAGAGCTTTACAGGCAACCGTTTTAAAAACTTGGGGCGGGAAAGATGAGAATGTCGAAGCTGCACAATGCATGTTATTGAAGAGGGCTAAAGCTAATAGCGATGCTTCTTTAGGAAAATACGATGGCTTTATGGGCAAAGAAGGTTCAGGAGGTGCAAGTCTCTTTATTGCTGATCATAAATATTGA